From a region of the Acanthochromis polyacanthus isolate Apoly-LR-REF ecotype Palm Island chromosome 3, KAUST_Apoly_ChrSc, whole genome shotgun sequence genome:
- the ugdh gene encoding UDP-glucose 6-dehydrogenase codes for MFQIKRICCIGAGYVGGPTCSVIAEMCPEITVTVVDVNESRIKAWNSDTLPIYEPGLKEVVESCRGKNLFFSTDIDSAIRDADLVFISVNTPTKTYGMGKGRAADLKFIEACARRIVEVSDGYKIVTEKSTVPVRAAESIRRIFDANTKPSLNLHVLSNPEFLAEGTAVRDLKEPDRVLIGGDESAEGQKAIRALCAVYEHWVPKARIITTNTWSSELSKLAANAFLAQRISSINSISALCEATGADVEEVAKAIGMDQRIGNKFLKASVGFGGSCFQKDVLNLVYLCEALNLPEVASYWQQVIDMNEYQRRRFACRIIDCLFNTVTGKKIALLGFSFKKDTGDTRESSSIYISKYLMDEGAKLFIYDPKVLKEQIIHDLSQPNISEDNPERVSELVTVTSDPYEACQSAHALVICTEWDMFKELDYEKIYKKMLKPAFIFDGRRVLDHLHHDLHTIGFQIETIGKKVTAARIPYTPAAVGARVPAPEPPTKKKV; via the exons ATGTTTCAGATAAAGAGGATTTGTTGCATTGGTGCTGGATACGTAGGAGGCCCAACATGCAGTGTGATCGCCGAGATGTGTCCAGAGATCACAGTGACTGTTGTGGATGTCAATGAGTCTCGTATCAAAGCCTGGAACTCAGACACTCTGCCCATTTATGAG CCGGGACTGAAAGAGGTGGTTGAATCATGCAGGGggaaaaatttgtttttttctactgaCATAGACTCAGCCATCAGGGATGCCGACCTCGTCTTTATCTCT GTGAACACCCCGACCAAAACCTATGGGATGGGAAAGGGTCGTGCGGCCGACCTGAAGTTCATCGAGGCGTGTGCCCGGCGGATCGTAGAGGTGTCGGATGGCTACAAGATCGTCACAGAGAAGAGCACAGTCCCAGTACGAGCTGCTGAGAGCATCAGACGGATATTTGATGCCAACACCAAGCCCAGCCTCAACCTACAC GTGCTGTCCAACCCAGAGTTCCTTGCAGAAGGAACAGCCGTGCGGGATTTGAAGGAGCCAGACCGAGTCCTGATTGGTGGAGACGAGTCAGCTGAAGGTCAAAAGGCGATCAGAGCGCTGTGTGCTGTGTATGAGCACTGGGTCCCCAAGGCACGAATCATCACCACCAACACATGGTCGTCTGAGCTGTCCAAACTG gCAGCCAATGCATTCCTGGCACAGAGAAtcagcagcatcaacagcatCAGCGCTCTGTGCGAGGCCACCGGAGCCGACGTGGAAGAGGTCGCCAAGGCAATTGGCATGGACCAGAGAATAGGCAACAAGTTCCTTAAAGCCAGCGTAG GTTTTGGTGGGAGCTGCTTCCAGAAGGACGTGCTGAATCTGGTGTATCTGTGTGAGGCCCTCAACCTGCCGGAGGTGGCTTCCTACTGGCAGCAG GTGATAGACATGAATGAGTACCAAAGACGGCGGTTTGCCTGCAGGATCATTGACTGCCTCTTCAACACTGTCACTGGAAAAAAGATCGCTCTGCTGGGCTTCTCCTTTAAAAAAGACACTGGTGACACAAG GGAGTCGTCCAGCATCTACATTTCAAAGTATCTGATGGACGAGGGTGCCAAGCTGTTCATCTATGACCCCAAAGTTCTCAAAGAGCAAATCATTCATGACCTCTCCCAGCCCAACATCTCAGAGGACAACCCAGAAAGag TGTCTGAGCTGGTTACTGTAACTTCAGACCCTTACGAGGCTTGCCAGAGTGCACACGCACTGGTCATCTGCACTGAGTGGGACATGTTTAAG GAACTGGACTATGAGAAGATTTACAAGAAGATGCTGAAGCCGGCCTTCATATTTGACGGTCGCAGAGTGCTGGACCACCTTCACCATGACCTCCACACCATCGGCTTCCAG ATCGAGACCATTGGTAAGAAAGTGACGGCAGCACGAATCCCCTACACCCCGGCAGCTGTTGGCGCTCGCGTGCCTGCCCCTGAACCTCCCACCaagaaaaaagtctga
- the map9 gene encoding microtubule-associated protein 9 gives MQKLDLRISAGPRHLLHHFPSQVDTSSNVAVRSCSPKWTEEDHTVSCSPSKSSSNRSEHSQLLTKSTVDSGSRDGFISDDSKEQERNYSTSFEEFNEHSGDHSDELSHVPEKSFDTRTSSSQRPPSVCSKKVESRYLGSLKVLDCKISPQESQPQAADSLRAAVYQEWLKKKKEKSKENMQIKKKEEILKEKKKKEQEAKKEDAVASYEAWKEKKAESLKAKAKERQDKIRKEQRATEEKNEKIQSAQQVFEKWKRQRDRLLREKHRKQKEAENKLRLKKQETEEERKKDSNSAFSDWCEKKKDVLHEKLTTKSKEIQNKAEEERYMKEERDKMALEMYENWLVRKDLEQKRQREERRIQAILRDSPPPPWSPPNHTIPFRK, from the exons ATGCAG AAACTGGATCTCAGGATCTCAGCAGGCCCCAGACATCTTCTGCATCACTTCCCCTCTCAAGTGGACACATCCAGCAATGTTGCTGTCAGGAGCTGCAGCCCAAag TGGACAGAAGAAGATCACACAGTTTCTTGCAGCCCCAGCAAATCCTCTTCAAACAGGAGCGAACACTCACAACTCCTCACCAAGTCCACAGTTGATTCTGGATCCAGAG atGGCTTCATTTCTGATGACAGCAAAGAACAGGAGAGAAACTACTCTACATCATTTGAAGAATTTAAC gAACACTCAGGAGATCACTCAGATGAACTCTCTCATGTCCCAGAAAAATCATTTGACACGAG gACTTCAAGTTCTCAGAGACCTCCAAGTGTGTGTTCTAAGAAAGTGGAATCGAGGTATTTGGGGAGTCTCAAAGTTCTGGACTGTAAAATCTCACCACAGGAGTCTCAGCCGCAAGCAGCAGATTCACTCAGAGCTGCCGTTTACCAG GAATggcttaaaaagaaaaaggaaaagtcaaaagagaacatgcaaataaagaagaaggaggaaattctgaaggagaaaaagaaaaag GAGCAAGAGGCGAAAAAGGAAGATGCTGTGGCATCCTATGAAGcctggaaagaaaagaaagcagagagTCTCAAAGCAAAAGCTAAAGAACGGCAAGATAAGATcagaaaagaacaaagagcgactgaagagaaaaatgaaaaaatacagtcGGCTCAGCAG GTGTTTGAGAAATGGAAACGTCAGCGCGATCGTCTACTCAGAGAGAAGcacagaaagcagaaagaagctgaaaataaactgaggctgaaaaaacaggaaacagaggaagaaagaaagaaagacagcaaCTCTGCTTTTTCTGACTG GtgtgaaaagaagaaagacgTCCTCCACGAAAAACTCACAACAAAATCCAAAGAAATCCAAAATAAAGCAGAGGAGGAACGATacatgaaagaagaaagagataAGATGGCTTTAGAGATGTATGAAAACTGGCTG gTAAGAAAAGATCTGGAgcagaagagacagagagaagaaagacGAATACAAGCAATACTCAGAGACAGTCCACCTCCACCGTGGAGTCCTCCAAATCACACCATACCTTTTAGAAAATaa